A section of the Kribbella sp. HUAS MG21 genome encodes:
- a CDS encoding 5-dehydro-2-deoxygluconokinase, whose translation MVDDVLTIGRIGVDLYPLQIGTHLEDVTSFGKFLGGSATNVAVAAARHGRKTAVISRTGNDPFGTFIHRTLGELGVDDRFVTPVDGLPTPITFCEIFPPDSFPLYFYRFPKAPDLVINPSELDLDAIRDARIYWSTVTGLSAEPSRSAHFTAWEARKAGTAGGGSSSAPWSAAGGAGTGADLEAGPSGAGAAADSVGAGAGGAAGGAAGDDAKAGAGLDTAASYAAGTGLGSAAGAGPRFTVLDLDYRPMFWADPSEAHEQVSRALEYCTVAVGNREECEVAVGETDPDKAAQALLDRGLELAVVKQGPRGTLARTRDERVEVPPYPVEVVNGLGAGDGFGGALCHGLLAGWPLEKIIRFANTAGAIVASRLECSTAMPTTAEVLTHLGEQP comes from the coding sequence ATGGTGGACGACGTACTGACGATCGGGCGGATCGGGGTCGACCTGTACCCGCTGCAGATCGGGACGCATCTGGAAGACGTCACCTCGTTCGGGAAGTTCCTCGGCGGGAGCGCGACGAACGTGGCGGTCGCGGCGGCGCGGCACGGGCGCAAGACGGCGGTGATCAGCCGGACCGGTAACGACCCGTTCGGCACCTTCATCCACCGCACCCTCGGCGAACTCGGCGTCGACGACCGCTTCGTCACTCCGGTCGACGGGCTGCCGACCCCGATCACCTTCTGCGAGATCTTCCCACCGGACAGCTTTCCTCTGTACTTCTACCGTTTCCCGAAGGCGCCTGACCTCGTCATCAACCCGTCCGAACTGGACCTCGACGCGATCCGGGACGCCCGCATCTACTGGTCCACAGTCACCGGCCTGTCCGCCGAACCGTCCCGCTCGGCCCACTTCACCGCCTGGGAGGCCCGCAAGGCAGGCACAGCAGGTGGTGGCTCGAGCAGCGCGCCCTGGTCCGCCGCTGGCGGTGCTGGGACGGGAGCCGATCTCGAAGCCGGACCCAGTGGTGCTGGGGCTGCGGCGGACAGCGTGGGAGCCGGTGCCGGTGGTGCTGCCGGTGGTGCTGCCGGAGACGACGCCAAAGCCGGTGCCGGCCTCGACACCGCAGCCAGCTACGCCGCTGGCACTGGTCTCGGTAGCGCAGCTGGTGCTGGGCCTCGCTTCACAGTGCTCGATCTCGACTATCGGCCGATGTTCTGGGCGGATCCGAGTGAGGCGCATGAGCAGGTCTCGCGGGCGCTGGAGTACTGCACGGTTGCTGTGGGCAACCGTGAGGAGTGTGAGGTGGCGGTCGGCGAGACCGATCCGGACAAGGCGGCGCAGGCGCTGCTCGACCGCGGACTCGAACTCGCCGTCGTGAAGCAGGGTCCGCGCGGAACCCTCGCCCGGACCCGCGACGAGCGCGTCGAGGTCCCGCCGTACCCGGTCGAGGTCGTCAACGGCCTCGGCGCCGGCGACGGCTTCGGCGGCGCCCTCTGCCACGGCCTCCTAGCCGGCTGGCCCCTGGAGAAGATCATCCGCTTCGCCAACACCGCCGGCGCCATCGTCGCCTCCCGCCTCGAATGCTCCACCGCGATGCCCACCACCGCCGAAGTCCTCACCCACCTGGGAGAACAACCATGA
- a CDS encoding sugar phosphate isomerase/epimerase — protein sequence MTELAARIAGAPISWGVCEVPGWGWQYDAGTVLAEMRTVGLAATEFGPDGFLPDDPADKAKTLADVGLRAVGGFVPVVLHDPSHDPAPEVAAALEGFVAAGAGTLVLAAAAGQEGYDDRPVLDAAGWSTLLGNLDKLSELAASRGVLATVHPHVGTMVENADDVTRVLEGSSIGLTLDTGHLLIGGVDPVALAVEHTARIRHTHLKDVDAAWAARVQSGEVTYTDAVRAGMYRPLGAGDIDITTIVSTLEKSGYDGWYVLEQDTILQARPADEGPVVDVRASIEHLQSIAAGLA from the coding sequence ATGACTGAACTTGCTGCTCGTATCGCCGGTGCCCCGATCTCGTGGGGGGTGTGCGAGGTCCCCGGGTGGGGCTGGCAGTACGACGCCGGCACCGTCCTCGCCGAGATGCGCACGGTCGGACTGGCCGCGACCGAGTTCGGACCGGACGGCTTCTTGCCCGACGACCCGGCGGACAAGGCGAAAACCCTGGCGGACGTGGGCCTGCGCGCCGTCGGCGGCTTCGTGCCGGTCGTCCTGCACGACCCGTCGCATGATCCGGCTCCCGAGGTCGCGGCTGCGTTGGAGGGCTTCGTCGCGGCCGGTGCCGGGACGCTGGTCCTCGCCGCTGCGGCCGGCCAGGAGGGGTACGACGACCGCCCGGTGCTCGACGCCGCGGGATGGAGCACGTTGCTCGGCAACCTGGACAAGCTGTCCGAGTTGGCGGCGTCCCGGGGTGTGCTGGCGACCGTTCACCCGCACGTCGGGACGATGGTGGAGAACGCTGACGATGTCACGCGGGTGCTGGAAGGCTCGTCGATCGGGCTGACGCTCGACACCGGCCACCTGCTGATCGGCGGTGTCGACCCGGTGGCGCTGGCGGTGGAGCACACGGCCCGGATCCGCCACACGCACCTGAAGGACGTCGACGCCGCGTGGGCCGCTCGGGTGCAGTCGGGCGAGGTGACGTACACGGACGCCGTACGGGCCGGGATGTACCGGCCGCTGGGCGCGGGCGATATCGACATCACCACGATCGTCAGCACGCTGGAGAAGTCCGGGTACGACGGGTGGTACGTGCTGGAGCAGGACACGATCCTGCAGGCGCGGCCGGCGGACGAGGGGCCGGTGGTCGACGTACGGGCGAGCATCGAGCACCTGCAGTCGATCGCGGCGGGGCTCGCATGA
- a CDS encoding Gfo/Idh/MocA family oxidoreductase, giving the protein MRIGLVGVGRIGAFHAATLKGLPAVDQVVVADADPSRAEVVAKELGVASAPDVPALLASGLDGFVIAAATSAHAELIAAGVAAGVPTFCEKPVALDLAETERVLALVEASSVPVHIGFQRRFDAGYQAARAAVASGELGYVHHIRANTNDAFPPHREYIPQSGGFFRDCTVHDFDIVRYVTGREVVSVYATGANRGEEFFGEYGDVDSAAALLTLDDNTFVAVSGTRYNGAGHDVRMELHGSLGSLAVGLDSHTALRSAEPGVSFPGGQPHMTFMDRFQPAYVAELTAFTEVAAGTREVPCTVRDALAAFRIADACELSRRENRVVTL; this is encoded by the coding sequence ATGCGGATCGGGTTGGTCGGGGTCGGGCGGATCGGGGCGTTCCACGCCGCGACGCTGAAGGGCCTGCCGGCGGTGGATCAGGTGGTCGTCGCCGACGCGGACCCCTCCCGGGCCGAGGTGGTCGCGAAGGAACTGGGCGTCGCCTCCGCACCGGACGTCCCGGCGCTGCTGGCGTCCGGGCTGGACGGGTTCGTCATCGCGGCGGCGACCTCGGCACACGCCGAGTTGATCGCCGCGGGTGTCGCGGCCGGCGTACCGACGTTCTGTGAGAAACCGGTCGCGCTGGACCTGGCCGAGACCGAGCGGGTGCTCGCGCTCGTCGAGGCGTCGTCGGTGCCGGTACACATCGGTTTCCAGCGCCGGTTCGACGCCGGGTACCAGGCGGCGCGGGCGGCCGTGGCGTCCGGCGAGCTCGGGTACGTGCACCACATCCGCGCGAACACCAACGACGCCTTCCCGCCGCACCGCGAGTACATCCCGCAGAGCGGCGGGTTCTTCCGCGACTGCACGGTGCACGACTTCGACATCGTCCGGTACGTCACCGGCCGCGAGGTCGTCAGCGTGTACGCCACCGGCGCGAACCGCGGCGAGGAGTTCTTCGGCGAGTACGGCGACGTGGACTCGGCGGCGGCGCTGCTGACACTCGACGACAACACCTTCGTCGCGGTCAGCGGCACGCGCTACAACGGCGCCGGGCACGACGTACGGATGGAACTGCACGGCAGCCTCGGCTCGCTCGCGGTCGGTCTGGACTCGCACACCGCGCTGCGCTCGGCCGAACCCGGCGTCAGCTTCCCGGGCGGCCAGCCGCACATGACCTTCATGGACCGCTTCCAGCCGGCGTACGTCGCCGAACTGACCGCCTTCACCGAGGTCGCCGCCGGCACCCGCGAGGTGCCGTGCACGGTCCGCGACGCGCTCGCCGCGTTCCGGATCGCCGACGCCTGTGAACTGTCCCGCCGCGAAAACCGCGTCGTCACCCTCTGA
- a CDS encoding GntR family transcriptional regulator has protein sequence MNALPIQLDRSSPVPLYHQLAEQLTAAITEGKLRPGDPFENEIGMSDRLNLSRPTVRRAISELVNQGLLVRRRGIGTTVANQMVHRKAELTSLYDDLAREGRTPRTEVLALDCAAQDERAAAVLEVPSGTPLVSIVRLRYADDLPLAILRNWLPPALNDLTLDELTSDGLYAVLRARGIRPTVARQRIGARNATAEERRTLHMSKAEPLVTMTRSAYAADGSPIEYGNHCYRADQYSVDVVVSER, from the coding sequence ATGAACGCGTTGCCGATCCAGCTCGATCGGTCCAGCCCGGTGCCGCTGTACCACCAGCTGGCCGAGCAGCTGACCGCTGCCATCACCGAGGGCAAGCTGCGCCCCGGCGACCCGTTCGAGAACGAGATCGGCATGTCCGACCGGCTGAACCTGTCCCGCCCGACCGTCCGCCGGGCGATCTCGGAGCTGGTCAACCAGGGCCTGCTGGTCCGCCGCCGCGGCATCGGCACCACGGTCGCGAACCAGATGGTGCACCGCAAGGCCGAGCTGACCAGCCTGTACGACGACCTCGCGCGCGAGGGCCGGACGCCGCGGACCGAGGTGCTGGCGCTGGACTGCGCGGCACAGGACGAGCGGGCGGCCGCCGTCCTCGAGGTCCCGTCCGGTACGCCGCTGGTGTCGATCGTCCGGCTCCGCTACGCCGACGACCTGCCGCTCGCGATCCTCCGCAACTGGTTGCCGCCGGCCCTCAACGACCTCACCCTCGACGAACTCACGAGCGACGGCCTGTACGCCGTACTCCGCGCCCGCGGCATCCGCCCGACGGTCGCCCGCCAGCGCATCGGCGCCCGCAACGCGACCGCCGAGGAACGCCGCACCCTGCACATGTCCAAGGCGGAGCCCCTCGTCACCATGACCCGCTCCGCCTACGCCGCCGACGGCTCCCCCATCGAATACGGCAACCACTGCTACCGAGCCGACCAATACTCGGTCGACGTAGTGGTCTCCGAACGCTGA